A region from the Flavobacterium enshiense genome encodes:
- a CDS encoding T9SS type A sorting domain-containing protein — translation MRKLLLLFFVLIQANLMSAQSVGDTIRVQGFTRNSTSRDKLISFPNNPNLTFEKIILKYNLRCKNAQVLMTNEDGVTGCGEWDYSVNTFIADSSKVEKELAKQPDHTISGFTGTSFPYTAQQKYDHYDFTQKNVVLNSTTSENAYQVGNGSVLMSNLVKTNLKSGRSQMLITAAQLTAAGFTAGNINAISLNVSNTGGLAKFLKLKMKNSATTSMQASALDFSGFTDVFFRDYTFVNGANRIQFHTPFNWNGTSNIIIEMSFTNGTNGSNIEFLGFSNAENRVLTASNTTSINFSSGRSAEIGTQFFNTINNQISVSFWAKGDSSLPVNNSIIYGYSTNSSQRQLNIHLPHTNDIYFDCGNTSNSYDRINKAYGTSNVIKDIWNHWTFTKNATTGTMNIYLNGTLWHTGTSKTKVISILNFAIGGNYVGNLKELSVWNKELSAATILSWKNKAIDNTHPDYANLIAYYKLNEETGQTINDSKNGVVSQGTNLSWDFERGDQLATTFAESSVLPNITFYRGIYSQTVTDVVVRYSHPRNSRVVKKYSITSNEGVVPLRNDVINTDSTTFLFDTTAENVYNGDTGSLITTLPVTPEGTITIVDLDYYKRYPFYNEIMSFVSPYGKGLDFGPNGKTWYFDMSDYVQLLKGNKRLVANGGVLQEEMDLEFLFIVGTPPRNVVQYDQVWQGQYRMGNVSIANIINGSKFTTNNYTFSPLGTSFKMKSSITGHGNEGEFPGTGNGGQVYHKILMNNVEKYNWTITQPCSENPVYPQGGTWVYDRQGWCPGQRTLMKELDLTPNVTAGSTMALDYKTSDPLKPTGAYNYIVTHQIVGYGAPNFNLDAAIDQIKAPNNANAEFQRINPMCERPIITLKNTGATTLTTVVFEYWINNASTHQTYTWTGSLASMATTDVLLPVNNLWNVGVSSTNNKFTVRINTANGGADGYANNNKVVSNFSLPNVMPSVFKIQLRTNNYPTHNSYTLYDASGAQVDSKTFSAANTTHTYTYQSPQVANGCYHLRVNDAAKDGLSWWANASQGTGSIKILDASDNVIKTLNPDFGGGVDYSFSVNTLLSNDDFVAKKEINVYPNPSNGHFTVEGEDLMGSEIVVFDILGKKVAERTADENLVEFNQNNLRTGIYMVKIQKGKQVEVKKLIVN, via the coding sequence ATGAGGAAATTACTACTCTTATTCTTTGTTCTGATTCAGGCCAATCTGATGTCGGCACAGAGTGTCGGGGATACCATTAGGGTACAGGGCTTTACTCGCAATAGTACTAGCAGGGATAAGCTGATTAGCTTTCCGAACAATCCCAATTTAACTTTTGAAAAGATTATTCTTAAATACAACTTGCGGTGCAAGAATGCGCAAGTATTGATGACAAATGAAGATGGTGTTACCGGTTGTGGAGAATGGGATTATTCAGTGAATACATTTATAGCTGATAGTTCGAAAGTTGAAAAAGAACTTGCCAAACAGCCTGATCACACGATCTCAGGTTTTACAGGGACTTCTTTCCCTTACACCGCTCAGCAAAAGTATGATCACTATGATTTTACTCAGAAAAATGTGGTGCTGAATTCAACAACTTCTGAAAATGCATATCAGGTTGGGAACGGCAGTGTCTTAATGTCAAATTTGGTAAAAACAAATTTAAAAAGCGGCAGATCGCAAATGCTTATTACTGCTGCTCAATTGACAGCGGCCGGGTTTACTGCGGGCAACATTAACGCCATCAGTCTAAACGTATCTAATACGGGAGGTCTTGCGAAATTCCTGAAATTAAAAATGAAAAACAGCGCTACAACCAGTATGCAGGCTAGTGCCCTTGACTTTTCTGGTTTTACGGATGTGTTTTTCAGAGATTATACTTTCGTGAACGGTGCAAACAGAATTCAGTTCCATACGCCGTTTAACTGGAATGGGACAAGTAACATCATTATTGAAATGTCCTTTACCAACGGGACAAACGGTAGCAATATTGAGTTCTTAGGATTCTCTAACGCTGAAAACAGAGTGCTGACAGCAAGTAATACTACCTCGATTAATTTTTCGTCGGGTAGATCTGCTGAAATTGGAACACAGTTTTTCAATACGATTAACAACCAGATTTCAGTAAGTTTCTGGGCCAAAGGGGACAGCTCTTTGCCGGTAAATAACAGCATCATTTATGGGTATTCTACAAACTCAAGTCAAAGACAATTAAATATTCACCTGCCACATACTAATGATATTTATTTTGACTGCGGGAATACCAGCAATTCATATGACAGAATCAACAAGGCCTACGGTACAAGCAATGTGATCAAAGATATCTGGAATCACTGGACTTTCACTAAAAACGCTACTACAGGTACAATGAACATTTACTTAAATGGCACATTGTGGCATACCGGTACCAGCAAAACAAAAGTGATCAGTATCTTGAACTTTGCTATAGGTGGTAACTATGTTGGTAATTTAAAAGAATTATCCGTTTGGAATAAAGAACTGTCAGCGGCGACTATACTGAGCTGGAAAAATAAGGCAATAGACAACACTCACCCTGACTACGCTAATCTTATTGCCTACTACAAACTGAATGAAGAAACAGGACAAACGATTAACGACTCTAAAAACGGTGTAGTATCACAGGGAACGAACCTGAGTTGGGATTTTGAAAGAGGAGATCAGTTAGCTACTACGTTTGCAGAGTCTTCGGTTTTACCAAACATTACTTTTTACAGAGGAATCTACAGCCAAACGGTTACAGACGTTGTGGTACGTTATTCTCATCCAAGAAATTCGAGAGTCGTAAAAAAATATTCTATAACGTCAAACGAAGGTGTGGTGCCTCTGAGAAATGATGTCATCAATACAGACTCTACAACTTTCTTGTTCGATACTACTGCCGAAAACGTTTACAATGGGGACACTGGAAGTTTGATCACGACGCTTCCTGTTACACCTGAAGGAACTATAACTATTGTGGATTTGGATTATTACAAAAGATATCCTTTCTATAATGAAATAATGTCGTTTGTTTCGCCTTATGGTAAAGGATTGGATTTTGGTCCGAACGGAAAAACGTGGTACTTTGATATGTCTGATTATGTGCAATTACTGAAAGGAAATAAACGATTAGTAGCGAACGGAGGTGTCTTGCAGGAAGAAATGGATTTGGAGTTTTTATTTATCGTAGGAACCCCGCCAAGAAATGTAGTACAGTACGATCAGGTATGGCAAGGACAATACCGTATGGGGAATGTGAGTATCGCTAATATTATCAATGGTTCAAAATTCACAACAAATAACTATACTTTCAGTCCGTTGGGTACTTCTTTTAAAATGAAATCTTCGATTACCGGGCACGGAAATGAGGGTGAGTTCCCAGGTACAGGAAATGGAGGACAGGTTTATCACAAGATTTTGATGAATAATGTAGAGAAATACAATTGGACAATTACTCAACCATGTTCTGAAAATCCGGTTTACCCTCAAGGAGGAACATGGGTGTACGACAGACAGGGATGGTGTCCGGGTCAAAGAACGTTGATGAAAGAACTGGATTTGACACCAAACGTTACTGCCGGAAGCACAATGGCATTAGACTATAAAACTTCTGACCCTTTGAAGCCTACTGGTGCTTACAATTATATTGTTACGCATCAGATTGTTGGATACGGAGCGCCTAACTTTAATTTGGATGCTGCCATCGATCAGATTAAAGCACCTAACAATGCCAATGCTGAGTTTCAAAGAATCAACCCAATGTGTGAAAGACCGATTATTACGCTTAAAAACACAGGAGCTACCACATTGACTACGGTTGTGTTTGAATATTGGATCAATAACGCAAGTACACACCAAACCTACACTTGGACAGGTTCGTTGGCATCAATGGCTACTACAGATGTTCTTTTACCGGTAAATAACCTGTGGAATGTGGGAGTTAGCAGTACAAATAACAAGTTTACTGTACGAATTAACACGGCTAACGGTGGAGCAGATGGTTATGCAAATAATAACAAGGTGGTTTCCAACTTCAGCTTACCGAATGTTATGCCATCAGTATTTAAAATACAGTTAAGAACAAACAATTATCCTACCCACAACAGTTATACATTATATGATGCTTCTGGAGCACAGGTAGATTCAAAAACCTTTAGTGCTGCAAATACAACGCATACATACACGTATCAATCGCCTCAGGTTGCCAATGGTTGTTATCATTTGAGAGTTAATGATGCTGCTAAAGATGGATTATCTTGGTGGGCAAACGCCTCTCAGGGAACAGGTTCTATCAAAATTTTGGATGCATCAGATAATGTTATCAAAACATTGAATCCTGATTTTGGTGGTGGAGTTGATTACAGTTTCTCTGTGAACACACTACTTTCTAACGATGATTTTGTTGCTAAAAAAGAAATCAATGTATATCCAAATCCATCTAACGGACACTTTACAGTGGAAGGCGAAGATTTGATGGGGTCTGAAATTGTTGTTTTCGATATTTTAGGAAAAAAAGTAGCGGAAAGAACAGCAGATGAAAATCTTGTTGAGTTTAACCAAAACAACTTAAGAACGGGTATTTACATGGTTAAAATTCAAAAAGGCAAACAAGTTGAAGTTAAAAAGTTAATCGTGAATTAA
- a CDS encoding T9SS type A sorting domain-containing protein yields MKKLLLLSFVLIQVNLMSAQSVGDTIRVQGFTRNSTSRDKLISFPNNPNLTFEKIILKYNLRCKNAQVLMTNEDGVTGCGEWDYSVNTFIADSSKIEKVLSKQPNYTISGFTGTSFPYTSQQTYDHYDFTQKNVVLNSTVSENAYQVGNGSAVMSNLVKTSLRSGRSQILIKASELAAAGFSAGNINAISLNVSNAGGVAKFLKLKIKNSSASSMQASALDFTGFTDVFFRDYTFVNGANRIQFHTPFSWNGTSNIIIEVSFSNPGNGNNIEFSGFANPENRVLTASNIASVNLSEDGFVDVATQFFNSINNQMTMSFWVKGASDLPSGTTLVYGYSTDVTQRQVTVHMPWATDIYFDSGNASGAYDRINKPFSTDNVIKGVWNHWTFTKNASTGVMNIYLNGALWQTGTGKTRTISLLKLILGKLADGVNPDSKYYKGNVREFTVWNKELSAANILNWKNKTIDATHPDYANLVAYYKLDEATGQIVNDAKNGITSAGTNLAWNYERGDQLTTTFTESSVLPNITFYRGSYSQTVSDVVTRFSNPRSKRTVKNYSITSTEGVMPMKNDVVNTVSTTFLFDTTAENVYNGDTGSLITTLPITPEGTIAIVDLDYYKRYPYYNELVSFVSPYGKGLDFGPNGKTWYFDMSDYVQLLKGNKRLVANGGVLQEEMDLEFLFIVGTPPRNVVQYDQVWQGQYRMGNVSIANINNGSKFTTNNYTFSPLGTSFKMKSSITGHGNEGEFPGTGNGGQVYHKILVNNVEKYNWTITQPCSENPVYPQGGTWVYDRQGWCPGQRTMMKELDLTPNVTAGSTMALDYKTSDPLKPTGTYNYIVTHQIVGYGAPNFTLDAAIDQVKAPNNANAEFQRINPMCERPIITLKNTGANVLTNVVFEYWINNASTRQTYTWTGSLASMATTDVLLPLNNLWNVGVNSTNNKFTVRINTANGGADGYANNNKVVSNFSLPNVMPSVFKIQLRTNNYPTHNSYTLYDASGAQVDSKTFSAANTTHTYTYQSPQVANGCYHLRVNDAAKDGLSWWANASQGTGSIKILDASDNVIKTLNPDFGGGVDYSFSVNTLLSNDDFVVKNEINVYPNPSNGHFTVEGEGLMGSEIVVFDILGKKVAERTADENLVEFNQNNLRTGIYMVKIQKGKQVEVKKLIVN; encoded by the coding sequence ATGAAGAAATTACTACTCTTATCCTTTGTTCTGATTCAGGTCAATCTGATGTCGGCACAGAGTGTTGGGGACACCATTAGGGTACAGGGCTTTACTCGCAACAGTACCAGCAGGGATAAGCTGATTAGCTTTCCGAACAATCCCAATTTAACTTTTGAAAAGATCATTCTTAAGTACAACTTGCGTTGCAAGAATGCACAAGTATTGATGACAAATGAAGATGGTGTTACCGGTTGTGGTGAGTGGGATTACTCGGTTAATACTTTTATTGCCGACAGTTCTAAAATTGAGAAAGTACTTTCGAAACAACCTAATTACACGATTTCCGGTTTTACAGGAACTTCTTTTCCATATACATCACAGCAAACCTACGATCATTATGATTTTACCCAGAAGAATGTGGTCTTGAATTCCACTGTTTCTGAAAATGCATATCAGGTTGGAAACGGCAGTGCTGTAATGTCAAATTTGGTTAAAACTAGTTTAAGAAGCGGAAGATCTCAAATCCTTATTAAAGCTTCGGAACTGGCAGCTGCCGGATTTTCTGCGGGTAATATCAATGCGATCAGTCTAAATGTATCCAATGCGGGTGGAGTGGCGAAATTCCTGAAACTGAAAATCAAAAACAGCAGTGCATCCAGCATGCAAGCCAGTGCACTTGATTTTACGGGTTTTACTGATGTGTTTTTCAGAGATTATACTTTCGTGAACGGTGCTAACAGAATTCAGTTCCACACGCCATTTAGCTGGAACGGTACTAGCAATATTATTATTGAAGTGTCATTTTCAAATCCTGGTAACGGAAACAACATTGAATTTTCAGGATTCGCTAATCCGGAAAACAGAGTGTTAACTGCAAGCAATATAGCTTCGGTTAATCTTTCTGAAGATGGTTTTGTCGATGTCGCGACTCAGTTTTTTAATTCCATCAATAATCAGATGACGATGAGTTTCTGGGTAAAGGGAGCTAGCGATCTTCCTTCGGGTACTACTTTAGTGTATGGCTATTCAACCGATGTCACCCAGCGACAAGTTACTGTACATATGCCTTGGGCTACTGATATTTATTTTGATAGCGGAAATGCGAGTGGTGCATATGATAGAATCAATAAACCCTTCAGTACTGATAACGTTATTAAAGGAGTTTGGAATCATTGGACTTTTACTAAAAATGCCAGTACAGGTGTCATGAATATTTATTTGAATGGTGCTTTGTGGCAAACCGGTACAGGAAAAACGAGAACTATCAGTTTACTGAAATTAATCTTAGGAAAACTTGCTGATGGCGTGAATCCTGACAGTAAATATTATAAAGGGAATGTTAGAGAATTCACGGTATGGAACAAAGAGCTTTCGGCTGCAAACATTCTGAATTGGAAAAATAAAACGATTGATGCCACACATCCGGATTATGCCAATTTGGTGGCTTATTACAAACTGGATGAGGCAACAGGGCAAATCGTAAATGATGCTAAAAATGGCATAACATCTGCAGGAACCAATCTGGCTTGGAATTATGAAAGAGGGGATCAGTTAACAACAACTTTTACTGAATCTTCTGTTTTGCCTAATATTACTTTTTACCGTGGATCTTATAGCCAAACGGTTTCCGATGTGGTAACTCGTTTTTCTAATCCGCGAAGCAAAAGAACGGTTAAAAATTATTCGATCACTTCTACGGAAGGTGTAATGCCGATGAAAAATGATGTTGTTAACACAGTCTCTACAACTTTCTTGTTCGATACTACTGCCGAAAACGTTTACAATGGGGATACTGGAAGTTTGATTACGACGCTTCCTATTACACCTGAAGGAACTATTGCTATTGTGGATTTGGATTATTATAAAAGATATCCTTACTATAATGAACTGGTATCGTTTGTTTCGCCTTATGGTAAAGGATTGGATTTTGGTCCGAACGGAAAAACATGGTACTTTGACATGTCTGACTATGTGCAATTACTGAAAGGAAATAAACGATTAGTAGCGAACGGAGGTGTCTTGCAGGAAGAAATGGATTTGGAGTTTTTATTTATCGTAGGAACCCCGCCAAGAAACGTAGTGCAGTACGATCAGGTATGGCAAGGACAATACCGTATGGGGAATGTGAGTATCGCAAATATCAACAATGGTTCAAAATTCACAACAAATAACTATACTTTCAGTCCGCTGGGTACTTCTTTTAAAATGAAATCTTCGATTACAGGACACGGAAATGAGGGTGAGTTCCCAGGTACAGGAAATGGAGGACAGGTTTATCACAAGATTTTAGTGAATAATGTAGAGAAATACAATTGGACAATTACTCAACCATGTTCTGAAAATCCGGTTTACCCTCAAGGAGGGACATGGGTGTACGACAGACAGGGATGGTGTCCGGGTCAAAGAACGATGATGAAAGAACTGGATTTGACACCAAACGTTACTGCCGGAAGCACAATGGCATTAGACTATAAAACTTCTGACCCTTTGAAGCCTACTGGTACTTACAATTATATTGTTACGCATCAGATTGTTGGATACGGAGCGCCTAACTTTACTTTGGATGCTGCCATCGATCAGGTTAAAGCGCCTAACAATGCCAATGCTGAGTTTCAAAGAATCAATCCAATGTGCGAAAGACCGATTATTACGCTTAAAAATACAGGAGCTAATGTCTTAACTAATGTTGTTTTCGAGTATTGGATCAATAATGCAAGTACACGCCAAACCTACACTTGGACAGGTTCGTTGGCATCAATGGCTACTACAGATGTTCTTTTACCGTTAAATAACCTGTGGAACGTGGGGGTTAACAGTACAAATAACAAGTTTACTGTACGAATTAACACGGCTAACGGTGGCGCAGATGGTTATGCAAACAATAACAAGGTGGTTTCCAACTTCAGCTTACCGAATGTTATGCCGTCAGTATTTAAAATACAGTTAAGAACAAACAATTATCCTACCCACAACAGTTATACATTATATGATGCTTCTGGAGCACAGGTAGATTCAAAAACCTTTAGTGCTGCAAATACAACGCATACATACACGTATCAATCGCCTCAGGTTGCCAATGGTTGTTATCATTTGAGAGTTAATGATGCTGCTAAAGATGGATTATCTTGGTGGGCAAACGCCTCTCAGGGAACAGGTTCTATCAAAATTTTGGATGCATCAGATAATGTTATCAAAACATTGAATCCTGATTTTGGTGGTGGAGTTGATTACAGTTTCTCTGTGAACACTCTACTTTCTAACGATGATTTTGTTGTTAAAAACGAAATCAATGTATATCCAAATCCATCCAACGGACACTTTACAGTGGAAGGCGAGGGTTTGATGGGGTCTGAAATTGTTGTTTTCGATATTTTAGGAAAAAAAGTAGCGGAAAGAACAGCAGATGAAAATCTTGTTGAGTTTAATCAAAACAACTTAAGAACGGGTATTTACATGGTTAAAATTCAAAAAGGCAAACAAGTTGAAGTTAAAAAGTTAATCGTGAATTAA
- a CDS encoding T9SS type A sorting domain-containing protein yields the protein MRKLLLLFFVLIQANLMSAQSVGDTIRVRGFNHNSISRDTLIGFPNNPSLTFEKIILKYNLRCRNATVRYGAEDGVTGCGEWDYSVNTFIADSAKVEKALSKQPNYTITGFTGTSFPYTSQQTYDHYDFTQKNVVLNSTTSENAFQVGSGSVSMTNLVKTNLKSGRSQMLITAAQLTTAGFTAGNINAIRLNVANSGGMAKFLKIKMKNSTASSMQASAVGFTGFTDVFFRDYAFVNGANRIQFHTPFNWDGTSNIIIEMSFTNGTNGTNIEFVGFPNAENRVLAASNISAINVSGGGYVDIGTQFFNTINSQVTVSFWTKGDSVMPVSNSIIYGYSNNNTDERQLNIHMPWNSDVYFDCGYVGTTFDRLQKAYGSASVIKDVWNHWTFTKNATTGVMNVYLNGALWHTGTGKTKVMNIMNFVLGRLYTPVYNNNYMGRIRELSVWDKELPVATVLAWKNKTIDNTHPDYANLVAYYKLDEQTGQTVTDAKNGVVSQGANLSWDFERGDQLTTTFTESSVLPNITFYRGTYNQTVTNVVTRFSNPRSKKTVKNHSITSMEGVVPMKNDVINTVSTTFMFDTTPENVYNGDTGALLSTLPVTPEGTLSIVDLDYYKRYPYYNEIMSFVSPYGNGLDLGPNGKTWYFDMSDYVKLLKGNKRLVVNGGKWQEEMDLEFLFIVGTPPRNVIQYDQVWQGHFRMGNVSIANIINGSKFTTNNFSFNPSATSFKLKSSITGHGSDGEFQQNGGQVNHKILLNNVEKYNWVISQECSENPIYPQGGSWIFDRQGWCPGQRTLMKEHNLTPNVTPGSTVAMDYRTSSPAKPSGAYEYIATHQVVGYGAPNFTVDAAIEQIKAPNNANAEFTRLNPMCERPIVTIRNTGANTLTSIVLEYWINNASTHQTYTWTGAIASMATTDILLPVNNLWKVGVSSSNNKFNVKINTANGAADGYANNNKSVSTFSLPNVMPSTFKVQLRTNNYPTQNSFTLYDANGFELDTQTFSDANTIHTFTYQLAQTPNSCYHLRVNDSQNDGLYSYFSSAQGTGSLKILDASDNVIKTLNPDFGGGVDYSFSVNTLLSTDDIISKKVINVYPNPSKGHFTVEGDDLMGSEIVVYDILGKVVAERTADNNMVEFNQNNLRTGVYMVKIQKGKQVEVKKLIVN from the coding sequence ATGAGGAAATTACTACTCTTATTCTTTGTTCTGATTCAGGCCAATCTGATGTCGGCGCAGAGCGTCGGGGATACCATCCGGGTACGAGGCTTTAATCATAACAGTATCAGCAGAGATACGTTGATTGGCTTTCCAAACAATCCGAGTTTAACTTTTGAAAAGATTATTCTTAAATACAATTTGAGATGCCGCAACGCAACGGTAAGATACGGGGCGGAAGACGGTGTTACCGGTTGTGGCGAATGGGATTACTCGGTTAATACATTTATAGCCGATAGTGCAAAAGTTGAAAAAGCGCTTTCAAAACAGCCTAACTACACAATTACGGGCTTTACTGGGACTTCTTTCCCTTACACTTCTCAACAAACGTATGATCATTATGATTTTACTCAGAAAAATGTAGTGTTAAATTCCACGACTTCTGAAAATGCATTTCAGGTTGGGAGCGGTAGTGTTTCGATGACAAATTTGGTTAAAACTAACCTGAAAAGTGGAAGATCACAAATGCTTATTACAGCTGCTCAATTGACAACTGCCGGGTTTACTGCAGGTAATATTAATGCCATCAGATTAAACGTAGCAAATAGTGGCGGAATGGCGAAATTCCTGAAAATAAAAATGAAAAACAGCACTGCTTCAAGCATGCAGGCAAGCGCGGTTGGCTTTACTGGTTTTACCGATGTGTTTTTCAGAGATTATGCTTTTGTAAACGGTGCGAACAGAATTCAGTTTCATACACCATTTAACTGGGACGGAACCAGTAACATCATCATTGAGATGTCCTTTACCAATGGGACTAACGGAACCAATATTGAGTTCGTAGGATTCCCTAATGCTGAAAACAGAGTGCTTGCAGCAAGTAATATTTCTGCGATCAATGTTTCAGGTGGTGGGTATGTTGATATCGGTACGCAATTTTTCAACACGATCAACAGCCAGGTTACTGTGAGCTTCTGGACTAAAGGAGATAGCGTTATGCCGGTAAGTAACAGTATTATTTACGGGTATTCAAATAATAATACAGATGAGCGACAGTTAAATATTCACATGCCGTGGAATTCGGATGTTTATTTTGATTGCGGTTATGTAGGAACTACTTTCGACAGGTTGCAAAAAGCGTATGGATCTGCCAGTGTAATCAAAGATGTTTGGAATCATTGGACTTTTACAAAAAATGCTACCACAGGTGTAATGAATGTTTATTTAAATGGCGCTTTGTGGCATACAGGTACCGGAAAAACAAAAGTGATGAATATCATGAACTTTGTTTTGGGTAGATTATATACTCCTGTATATAATAATAACTATATGGGTAGAATCAGGGAATTATCCGTTTGGGATAAAGAATTGCCTGTAGCAACTGTATTGGCATGGAAAAATAAGACAATCGATAATACACACCCTGATTATGCTAATCTGGTGGCTTATTATAAGCTGGATGAGCAGACTGGACAAACTGTAACCGACGCTAAGAATGGTGTAGTTTCTCAGGGAGCAAATCTGAGCTGGGATTTCGAAAGAGGTGATCAGTTAACAACAACTTTTACAGAATCTTCTGTATTACCAAATATTACTTTTTACCGTGGAACATATAACCAAACGGTTACGAATGTGGTAACTCGTTTTTCTAATCCGCGAAGCAAAAAAACGGTTAAAAACCACTCGATCACTTCTATGGAAGGTGTAGTGCCTATGAAAAATGACGTTATAAATACAGTGTCTACTACTTTCATGTTTGATACAACTCCAGAAAACGTATATAATGGAGATACAGGCGCCTTGCTAAGCACACTTCCTGTGACGCCGGAAGGTACTTTATCGATTGTAGATTTGGATTATTACAAGAGATATCCTTACTATAATGAAATAATGTCGTTTGTTTCACCTTATGGTAACGGATTGGATTTAGGTCCTAACGGAAAAACATGGTACTTTGACATGTCTGATTATGTGAAATTACTTAAAGGTAACAAACGATTGGTAGTTAACGGAGGTAAGTGGCAAGAAGAAATGGATTTGGAATTTTTATTTATCGTAGGAACACCTCCAAGAAATGTAATACAATACGATCAGGTATGGCAAGGACATTTCCGTATGGGGAATGTTAGTATTGCTAATATCATTAATGGTTCAAAATTCACAACAAATAACTTTTCATTCAATCCATCGGCTACTTCGTTCAAATTAAAGTCTTCAATTACAGGACACGGTAGTGATGGTGAGTTCCAGCAAAATGGAGGACAGGTTAATCACAAGATTTTATTGAATAACGTGGAGAAATATAATTGGGTAATTTCGCAAGAATGTTCTGAAAATCCTATTTACCCTCAGGGAGGATCATGGATTTTTGACAGACAAGGATGGTGTCCGGGTCAAAGAACGTTGATGAAAGAGCATAATTTGACACCAAATGTTACTCCAGGAAGCACTGTTGCGATGGACTACAGAACTTCAAGTCCTGCGAAACCTTCTGGTGCTTATGAGTATATTGCTACTCATCAGGTTGTTGGATATGGAGCGCCTAACTTTACGGTGGATGCAGCAATCGAACAAATTAAAGCGCCAAATAATGCTAATGCTGAATTCACCAGACTTAACCCAATGTGTGAAAGACCAATCGTCACCATCAGAAATACAGGTGCAAATACCCTAACATCAATTGTATTAGAGTATTGGATTAATAACGCAAGTACGCATCAAACGTACACATGGACAGGGGCAATAGCTTCAATGGCAACAACGGATATTCTTTTACCGGTAAATAACTTGTGGAAGGTTGGGGTTAGCAGTTCAAATAATAAGTTTAATGTGAAAATAAATACGGCTAATGGTGCTGCTGATGGTTATGCTAACAATAACAAGTCGGTTTCTACATTCAGCTTGCCGAATGTTATGCCATCGACGTTTAAAGTTCAGTTAAGAACAAACAATTATCCGACTCAAAACAGTTTTACATTGTATGATGCTAATGGATTTGAATTAGATACACAAACGTTTAGTGATGCAAATACAATTCATACGTTCACGTATCAATTAGCTCAGACTCCGAATAGCTGCTATCATTTGAGAGTAAATGATTCCCAAAATGACGGTTTGTATAGTTATTTTTCTAGTGCTCAAGGAACTGGTTCGCTTAAGATCCTGGATGCATCCGACAATGTTATTAAAACATTGAATCCTGATTTTGGAGGTGGAGTTGACTATAGTTTCTCTGTGAATACATTACTTTCTACTGATGATATTATTTCTAAAAAAGTAATCAACGTTTATCCAAATCCATCTAAAGGACACTTTACAGTGGAAGGTGACGATTTGATGGGATCTGAAATTGTTGTTTACGATATTTTAGGAAAAGTTGTTGCAGAAAGAACAGCCGATAATAATATGGTTGAGTTTAACCAAAACAACTTAAGAACTGGTGTTTATATGGTTAAAATCCAAAAAGGAAAACAAGTTGAAGTTAAGAAATTAATCGTGAACTAA
- a CDS encoding YybH family protein, with translation MKNMTIKGVLLGSMLTLLFSCNNKKEETAAPVVDKEQIKKEIQAKEDEFAATYNAGELKDIGYYADDATTFFQNRPPLVGKPAIIEFLKSDLNGGSKNKISFQTNDVFVSNDGNQVVEVGSYKVVDSTNTTVNSGNYMSLFEKRDGKYVCVRDMSASDMPLR, from the coding sequence ATGAAAAATATGACCATTAAAGGAGTGTTATTAGGAAGTATGCTAACCTTACTGTTTTCCTGCAATAACAAGAAAGAAGAAACCGCGGCGCCGGTGGTAGACAAAGAACAAATAAAAAAAGAAATACAGGCGAAGGAAGATGAATTTGCCGCAACGTATAATGCCGGAGAATTAAAAGACATTGGCTATTATGCAGACGATGCGACGACTTTCTTTCAAAACAGACCTCCTTTAGTAGGCAAACCGGCCATCATAGAATTTTTAAAATCCGATTTAAATGGAGGTTCCAAAAACAAAATCTCATTTCAGACCAACGATGTTTTTGTGTCAAACGACGGAAATCAAGTTGTAGAAGTAGGCTCTTATAAAGTAGTTGACTCCACCAACACTACCGTTAACAGCGGAAATTACATGAGTCTTTTTGAAAAGAGAGACGGCAAATATGTGTGTGTTAGAGACATGAGCGCTTCTGATATGCCTCTGCGATAA